From a single Paenibacillus sp. FSL W8-0426 genomic region:
- a CDS encoding contact-dependent growth inhibition system immunity protein yields MQQVDLTKTLEELEGEKWNEPNFASRLVLQGYELRKKPLCEWNNEDLRLSIGQQMSLDFLLPLALEKLMENPLSSGDLYMGDLFCSVLKVGQRYWEEHRELKNELDEVIRTYEEARKT; encoded by the coding sequence ATGCAGCAAGTGGATTTAACCAAAACTCTTGAAGAGTTAGAAGGTGAAAAGTGGAACGAACCGAATTTTGCTTCTCGGTTGGTTCTCCAAGGATATGAATTAAGAAAGAAACCTCTCTGTGAATGGAATAATGAAGATTTAAGGCTTTCGATCGGGCAACAAATGAGTCTGGATTTTCTTTTACCTTTAGCCTTAGAGAAATTAATGGAGAACCCATTGAGTTCAGGGGATCTGTATATGGGAGATTTATTTTGTTCGGTACTTAAGGTAGGACAAAGATATTGGGAAGAACATAGAGAACTGAAGAACGAATTAGATGAAGTGATCCGAACATATGAAGAGGCGAGAAAGACATGA
- a CDS encoding DinB family protein, which translates to MSYKSILIDQLNACYNDKSWFIPLHDILKDLNAAQAAWENESKQSIWSIVNHLIFWNEKWLERYNVGQFELDSSINNDDTFYVNPHTINDFEWKKTLERLETVFNGWNKALEESDDLKLIKEIPSYFNAPWWGVVSNLSIHNAYHIGQIMMLKKQMH; encoded by the coding sequence ATGAGTTATAAATCTATTCTTATAGACCAATTAAACGCCTGTTATAACGATAAAAGTTGGTTCATCCCGCTCCATGACATTTTAAAAGATTTAAATGCTGCACAAGCTGCATGGGAAAATGAAAGTAAACAATCCATTTGGTCGATCGTAAATCATCTTATTTTTTGGAATGAGAAGTGGCTTGAGAGGTATAACGTCGGACAATTTGAATTAGATAGTTCAATAAACAATGATGATACTTTTTACGTGAATCCACATACGATAAATGATTTTGAGTGGAAAAAGACCTTAGAGCGACTTGAAACAGTCTTTAATGGTTGGAATAAAGCCCTTGAGGAAAGTGATGATCTCAAACTTATCAAAGAGATTCCTTCCTATTTCAATGCTCCTTGGTGGGGCGTGGTATCCAATTTAAGTATTCATAATGCGTATCACATTGGTCAGATC